Proteins encoded in a region of the Zunongwangia endophytica genome:
- a CDS encoding DUF4295 domain-containing protein — protein MAKKSVAALQTGSKRLTKAIKMVKSPKTGAYTFVEAIMAPEEVSDYLKK, from the coding sequence ATGGCAAAGAAATCAGTAGCAGCATTACAAACAGGATCTAAGAGATTAACTAAAGCTATCAAGATGGTTAAATCTCCTAAAACAGGTGCATATACTTTCGTTGAAGCTATTATGGCTCCTGAAGAAGTTAGCGATTACTTAAAAAAGTAA
- the ftsY gene encoding signal recognition particle-docking protein FtsY — MSLFKKIFSKEKKETLDKGLEKSKSSFLSKMSKAVAGKSKVDDEVLDDLEDVLVSSDVGVATTIKIINRIEDRVARDKYLGTEELNKILREEISGLLSETNSGEATDFVVPNKKPYVMMVVGVNGVGKTTTIGKLANQFKNRGLKVVLGAADTFRAAAIDQLQVWADRTDVPIIRQEMGSDPASVAFDTVQKAVQMDADVVLIDTAGRLHNKVNLMKELSKVKRVMQKVIPDAPHEVLLVLDGSTGQNAFEQAKQFTAATEVTSLAVTKLDGTAKGGVVIGISDQFQIPVKYIGVGERVEDLQVFNKIEFVDSFFK, encoded by the coding sequence ATGAGTTTATTTAAAAAAATATTTTCGAAAGAGAAAAAAGAAACTCTAGATAAAGGGCTGGAGAAAAGTAAAAGCAGCTTTTTATCTAAAATGAGTAAAGCTGTTGCTGGTAAATCTAAGGTCGATGATGAAGTTTTAGATGATCTTGAGGATGTTTTAGTAAGCAGTGATGTAGGAGTTGCCACTACTATAAAAATCATAAATCGCATCGAAGATCGCGTTGCCAGAGATAAATATTTAGGAACCGAAGAGCTAAATAAAATTCTAAGAGAAGAAATTTCAGGTTTACTATCTGAAACAAATTCTGGCGAAGCGACTGATTTTGTTGTCCCGAATAAGAAACCTTATGTGATGATGGTTGTGGGAGTTAATGGAGTTGGTAAAACAACAACTATAGGAAAGCTTGCCAATCAATTTAAGAATAGAGGTTTAAAGGTTGTTTTAGGAGCAGCCGATACATTTAGAGCAGCAGCTATAGATCAATTACAAGTTTGGGCAGATCGTACAGATGTACCTATTATACGTCAGGAAATGGGCAGTGATCCGGCTTCCGTAGCTTTCGATACAGTGCAAAAAGCTGTGCAAATGGATGCAGATGTTGTTTTAATAGATACCGCTGGTAGATTGCATAATAAAGTAAACCTTATGAAAGAACTTTCTAAGGTGAAACGAGTTATGCAAAAAGTAATTCCAGATGCACCACACGAAGTTCTATTAGTTTTAGATGGTTCTACCGGTCAGAATGCTTTCGAGCAGGCTAAACAGTTCACTGCAGCTACTGAAGTTACTTCATTAGCGGTTACAAAACTAGATGGGACGGCTAAAGGTGGAGTAGTAATTGGTATTAGCGATCAATTTCAAATTCCTGTTAAATATATAGGTGTAGGTGAACGTGTAGAAGATCTGCAGGTTTTCAACAAAATTGAGTTTGTAGATTCTTTCTTCAAATAA
- a CDS encoding amidase family protein gives MKKVLFLFISLAFISCGKDKKNNKNTEEILVSDSTGTSDYQGDVMLQFKVLDSKYLENKVMWSPFEIELYKVTEKKYDSLKRIILEKDITQLQNSIAQDSLTYEELTLFYLYRMRKLDRENELSLNSVIALNPDVLTEARLKDRNYKNTKDKSPIYGIPVLLKDNINTATMATTAGAVALQGNTTPDAFITTQLVNDGALILGKANLSEWAYYFCEDCPSGYSAVGGQTLNPYGRRIFDTGGSSSGSAVAVAANFAPISVGSETSGSILSPASQNSLVGLKPTVGLLSRRGIIPISSTLDTPGPITKTVRDNAVLLSAMAGRDTLDSKVYADSIEIKKDYYSALTDTTSLKGSRFGAIKELMKDSLYSRAVDELKKAGAKIVIFDAKDVDLPDFKRLLNLDMKKDLSAYLERYAKRVDVKSIEEIVNFNIEDSVQRIPYGQALLESVVKDSASTEKFQAIKDTLKTRGREFFNTPMENHRLDGILSINNYHAGFAAVAEYPAITVPMGYDKYGEPKGLTFISIPYSEQNLLRWAYAYEKQSKERKPPKDYIK, from the coding sequence ATGAAAAAGGTCTTATTTCTATTTATTTCTCTAGCTTTTATTAGCTGCGGAAAGGATAAAAAGAATAACAAGAATACTGAAGAAATTCTTGTTTCAGATTCAACTGGAACAAGCGATTACCAAGGCGATGTGATGTTGCAATTTAAGGTTTTAGATTCTAAATATCTTGAAAATAAGGTAATGTGGTCTCCTTTCGAGATTGAATTATACAAGGTAACAGAGAAAAAATATGATAGCTTAAAAAGAATTATTCTCGAAAAAGATATCACACAATTACAGAATAGCATTGCGCAAGATAGCCTTACTTATGAGGAGTTGACATTATTCTATCTTTATAGAATGCGAAAATTGGATAGAGAGAATGAATTATCCTTGAATTCTGTTATTGCATTAAATCCAGATGTTCTAACTGAAGCGCGTCTTAAAGATAGAAATTATAAAAATACCAAGGATAAAAGTCCGATATACGGAATTCCCGTTTTACTGAAGGATAATATTAATACGGCCACTATGGCAACGACAGCTGGCGCTGTTGCATTACAGGGTAATACTACTCCAGATGCATTTATTACAACACAATTAGTAAATGATGGTGCCTTAATTTTGGGGAAAGCAAACTTAAGTGAATGGGCCTATTACTTCTGTGAAGATTGCCCGAGTGGATATTCTGCAGTTGGTGGACAGACTTTAAACCCTTATGGTCGAAGAATTTTTGATACAGGAGGCTCAAGCTCTGGAAGTGCTGTTGCTGTTGCAGCGAATTTCGCACCTATATCGGTTGGATCTGAGACTTCGGGATCTATTCTTTCTCCAGCTAGTCAAAACAGTCTTGTTGGATTAAAACCTACAGTGGGTTTATTGAGTAGGCGAGGAATTATTCCAATTTCAAGTACTTTAGATACTCCTGGACCTATAACAAAGACAGTACGCGATAATGCAGTTTTACTTTCAGCAATGGCAGGAAGAGATACTCTAGATAGTAAGGTTTATGCTGATTCAATAGAGATCAAAAAAGATTATTATTCCGCTTTAACAGACACTACCAGCCTTAAAGGTTCTAGATTTGGAGCCATCAAAGAGTTGATGAAAGACTCATTATATAGTAGAGCAGTAGACGAACTCAAAAAAGCAGGTGCGAAAATCGTTATTTTTGATGCCAAAGATGTTGATTTGCCCGATTTTAAAAGGTTACTGAATTTGGATATGAAAAAGGATTTATCGGCTTACTTAGAGCGCTACGCTAAGAGAGTAGACGTGAAATCTATAGAAGAAATAGTTAATTTTAATATTGAAGATTCTGTGCAGCGAATTCCATACGGACAGGCATTACTTGAAAGTGTGGTAAAAGATTCAGCCTCAACTGAAAAATTTCAGGCAATTAAGGATACGTTAAAGACTAGAGGAAGGGAATTTTTTAATACACCTATGGAAAACCATCGGTTAGACGGTATTCTTTCCATAAATAATTACCATGCTGGTTTTGCAGCAGTAGCAGAATACCCGGCCATTACCGTGCCTATGGGATATGATAAGTATGGAGAGCCTAAGGGTTTGACGTTCATTTCTATTCCATATTCTGAGCAAAATTTATTACGATGGGCCTATGCCTACGAAAAGCAGTCTAAAGAACGAAAACCACCAAAAGATTATATCAAATAA
- a CDS encoding aminotransferase class IV: MKLNYPGKVYLNGNWINSKDAKVSVFDRGFLFGDGIYEVIPFYKGKAFLAKEHLDRLKYSLKEVELNCDISNFDSLILKAIEMAELNEEDGAIYIQVTRGMAPRTHSFPENYKATILMYAYKTDLSGFQNQFSDVLVSSDIRWHRCDIKSVSLMANILANTEAKKAGFAENIMIRDGFFTEGSHSSLFFVKDDIVYTHPNSPFILPGITRNLLIKLCKENNIEIVEKALPVSELNEVTEVFITGTTTQITAIKNLHFPDKDIKIGNEIGSITRKLQHLFSSEVKKQLGITIL, translated from the coding sequence ATGAAACTAAACTACCCTGGTAAAGTATATCTAAACGGAAATTGGATCAACTCTAAAGATGCTAAAGTCTCGGTTTTTGATCGTGGTTTTCTATTTGGTGACGGTATTTACGAGGTAATTCCTTTCTATAAGGGAAAAGCTTTTCTGGCAAAAGAGCACCTAGATCGTCTAAAATATTCTCTCAAAGAAGTAGAACTGAATTGCGATATAAGCAATTTCGACAGCTTAATTTTAAAAGCTATAGAGATGGCAGAGTTGAATGAAGAGGATGGCGCAATTTACATTCAGGTTACCAGAGGTATGGCGCCACGAACACATTCTTTCCCCGAGAATTATAAGGCTACGATTTTAATGTATGCTTACAAAACTGATTTAAGTGGATTCCAAAATCAATTTTCAGATGTTTTGGTTTCCAGCGATATACGTTGGCATCGTTGCGATATTAAATCAGTTTCTTTGATGGCGAATATTTTGGCAAATACAGAAGCAAAAAAAGCTGGTTTTGCTGAAAATATAATGATTAGAGACGGTTTCTTTACTGAAGGTTCACATTCTTCTTTGTTTTTTGTAAAAGATGATATTGTATACACGCATCCTAATAGCCCTTTCATTTTACCAGGAATTACCCGAAATCTTTTAATCAAGTTGTGTAAAGAAAACAATATTGAGATTGTTGAAAAAGCACTTCCGGTTTCAGAATTAAATGAAGTAACCGAAGTTTTTATCACCGGAACAACTACTCAGATTACTGCTATTAAAAATCTTCATTTTCCCGATAAAGACATCAAAATTGGAAATGAAATAGGGAGCATTACAAGAAAACTTCAGCACTTATTTTCTTCAGAAGTTAAAAAGCAATTAGGAATAACTATTTTATAG
- the rimO gene encoding 30S ribosomal protein S12 methylthiotransferase RimO: MRTKSLKKNRINVVTLGCSKNVYDSEVLMGQLKANDKDVVHEEDGNIVVINTCGFIDNAKEQSVNTILEFVEKKEQGDVDKVFVTGCLSERYKPDLQNEIPNVDQYFGTTELPGLLKALEADYKHELIGERLTTTPKNYAYLKIAEGCDRPCSFCAIPLMRGGHKSTPIEHLVTEAEKLAANGVKELILIAQDLTYYGLDLYKKRNLAELLENLVKVEGIEWIRLHYAFPTGFPLDVLDIMKREPKICNYLDIPLQHISDDLLKSMRRGTTHKKTTDLLYKFREIVPEMTIRTTLIVGYPGETEEHFQELKEWVKEMRFERLGCFTYSHEENTHAYNLEDDVPDDVKQERANEIMEIQSQISWELNQQKIGNTFKVIIDRKEGNYFIGRTEFDSPDVDNEVLIDATEIYLKTGEYYDIEITEAADFDLYGTPLNAEAKPTRKELKVKTV; encoded by the coding sequence ATGAGGACTAAGTCGCTAAAAAAGAACAGGATAAATGTAGTAACCCTTGGTTGTAGTAAGAATGTTTACGACAGCGAAGTGTTAATGGGGCAGTTAAAAGCGAATGATAAAGACGTTGTTCACGAAGAAGATGGAAATATCGTTGTTATTAATACCTGTGGATTTATCGATAATGCAAAAGAACAGTCGGTAAACACTATTCTCGAATTTGTAGAAAAGAAGGAGCAGGGCGATGTAGATAAAGTATTTGTAACTGGCTGTTTAAGTGAGCGATATAAGCCAGATTTACAAAACGAGATCCCAAATGTAGATCAATATTTTGGTACAACAGAACTTCCTGGGTTATTGAAAGCATTGGAAGCTGATTATAAACACGAATTGATTGGTGAACGATTAACGACGACACCAAAGAATTACGCTTATTTGAAGATTGCTGAGGGTTGTGATCGTCCTTGTAGTTTTTGCGCGATTCCTTTAATGCGTGGGGGACATAAATCTACACCAATCGAACATCTGGTTACTGAGGCTGAAAAACTTGCCGCCAACGGTGTAAAAGAATTGATTCTTATTGCACAAGATCTTACCTATTATGGTCTTGATCTTTATAAGAAAAGAAATTTAGCTGAATTATTGGAGAATTTAGTTAAGGTTGAAGGTATAGAATGGATTCGTTTGCATTACGCATTTCCAACCGGTTTTCCTTTGGATGTTTTAGATATCATGAAGCGAGAACCAAAAATTTGTAATTACTTAGATATTCCATTGCAGCATATTTCAGATGATCTATTGAAATCAATGCGTCGAGGAACTACTCATAAAAAAACCACAGATCTTTTATATAAATTTCGTGAAATCGTACCAGAAATGACGATTAGAACAACGCTTATTGTTGGCTATCCGGGAGAAACCGAAGAGCATTTTCAGGAATTGAAAGAGTGGGTAAAAGAGATGCGCTTTGAACGTTTAGGATGTTTTACCTATTCTCACGAAGAAAACACACATGCCTATAATCTGGAAGATGATGTTCCAGACGATGTAAAGCAGGAACGTGCAAACGAGATTATGGAAATACAGTCGCAAATTTCGTGGGAATTGAATCAGCAGAAAATAGGCAATACTTTTAAAGTAATTATCGATCGTAAAGAAGGAAATTATTTTATTGGTAGAACCGAATTTGATTCGCCAGATGTAGATAATGAAGTCTTAATTGATGCTACTGAAATTTATCTCAAAACTGGCGAATATTACGATATTGAGATTACAGAAGCTGCCGATTTCGATTTATACGGAACGCCTCTAAATGCAGAAGCAAAACCAACCCGTAAAGAATTAAAAGTAAAAACGGTTTAG
- a CDS encoding LTA synthase family protein, which produces MSQESFDYLSFREKLIYATRDFFSLSIVWLLLLFILSILELIYNAALHSLPESLFNLLLYSCWMDVLLWLKWGVFCYIFYVILYVFHPKSAKIAFKSFICVAAIVQTGLVLYFTTSLNLLGADIFSYSIEDVQQTLGASGGLSFIAILQFLVVVGICITILWWLPKFIKLPLFVSAIYPLASVIVFFTPDISGWSQLSMKTTYASNLVANKSDYFFTSSYYYFFPKTDYDIDIYADNYIGIYDNLDNSIVEFEYLDEGNYPFYHTELDRDVLSPFFNLNEKKPNIVIVLVEGLGRAFTNKGAYLGNFTPFLDSLSTKSLYWKNFLSQGGRTFAVLPSILGSLPFAQSGYLGLGEQMPDQLSLLNLLKHNGYETSFYYGGDASFDNMALYLNRNKVDKLVDVDDFSGNTGLLPETNGFTWGYDDQALYNEFLKNTAFGENIKPHLDVLLTVSSHNPFKINCQQEFDQRFEKRLDELDFTESKKENYRTYRAQYASILYTDAMLKKFFEDYEKRPDFENTIFLITGDHRLPEIPMATVIDRYHVPLIMYSPMLERASEMASISSHIDIAPSILRMLKSNYSFDLPENTSWLGEGLDTVVSFRNVHQIPLIQTKVNMKDYVVGNYHLNGDRLYELTSNMETRSVNVPEQKESVMNAYTRFKQKNAKITNGGKIVPDSIYAKYSN; this is translated from the coding sequence ATGTCTCAGGAATCCTTCGATTATTTAAGTTTTAGAGAAAAGCTAATTTATGCTACTAGGGACTTCTTTTCGTTATCGATAGTTTGGTTACTGCTACTCTTCATCTTGAGTATATTGGAGCTAATTTATAACGCAGCACTTCATTCTTTACCAGAAAGCCTCTTCAATTTACTGCTTTACAGCTGCTGGATGGATGTTCTACTTTGGTTGAAATGGGGCGTTTTCTGTTATATTTTTTATGTGATTCTTTATGTTTTTCATCCAAAATCAGCAAAAATAGCGTTTAAAAGTTTTATCTGTGTTGCAGCGATAGTTCAAACGGGTTTGGTTTTATATTTTACAACTTCTTTAAATTTACTAGGAGCAGATATATTTAGTTATTCAATAGAAGATGTTCAGCAAACCTTGGGAGCGTCTGGGGGCTTGAGTTTTATAGCGATACTTCAATTTTTAGTCGTTGTTGGTATTTGCATCACTATTTTGTGGTGGTTACCAAAATTCATAAAATTACCATTGTTTGTCTCTGCAATCTATCCTTTAGCTTCTGTTATTGTATTTTTTACACCAGATATTTCAGGATGGAGTCAGTTAAGTATGAAAACTACTTATGCTAGCAACCTAGTAGCCAATAAATCAGATTATTTCTTTACAAGCTCATATTATTACTTTTTTCCCAAAACAGATTATGACATCGATATTTATGCAGATAATTATATCGGCATTTATGATAATTTAGATAACTCGATTGTCGAATTTGAATATTTAGATGAAGGAAATTATCCATTTTATCACACCGAATTAGATCGCGATGTTCTTTCTCCGTTTTTTAATTTAAATGAAAAAAAGCCGAATATTGTTATTGTTCTGGTTGAAGGTTTAGGACGTGCATTTACAAATAAAGGTGCGTATTTAGGGAATTTCACACCTTTCTTAGATTCGCTTTCTACTAAGAGTTTATACTGGAAAAATTTCCTTAGTCAGGGAGGCCGAACTTTTGCTGTACTACCTTCTATTTTGGGATCGCTACCATTTGCACAAAGTGGTTATTTGGGATTGGGAGAGCAAATGCCCGATCAACTTTCCTTGTTAAATCTTTTGAAGCATAATGGCTACGAAACTTCATTTTACTATGGCGGCGATGCAAGTTTCGATAATATGGCGCTTTATTTAAATAGAAATAAGGTCGATAAGCTGGTCGATGTTGATGATTTTTCTGGAAACACCGGATTGTTGCCAGAAACCAATGGTTTTACCTGGGGCTACGATGACCAAGCACTTTATAATGAATTTCTAAAAAATACAGCTTTTGGCGAAAACATAAAACCACATTTGGATGTTTTGCTTACTGTTTCTTCCCATAATCCTTTCAAAATTAATTGTCAGCAGGAATTCGATCAGCGCTTTGAAAAACGATTGGATGAGCTGGATTTTACCGAAAGTAAAAAAGAAAATTATAGAACCTATCGAGCCCAATATGCTAGTATTTTGTATACAGATGCGATGCTGAAAAAGTTTTTCGAAGATTATGAGAAGCGTCCAGATTTTGAGAATACAATATTCCTAATTACGGGAGATCATCGTTTGCCAGAAATCCCAATGGCTACGGTTATAGATCGATATCACGTTCCATTGATTATGTATTCACCTATGCTGGAGAGAGCATCAGAAATGGCTTCTATATCCTCGCATATCGATATTGCACCTAGTATTTTAAGAATGCTTAAATCGAATTACAGTTTTGATCTACCTGAAAACACCAGCTGGTTAGGAGAAGGACTTGACACTGTTGTAAGCTTTAGAAATGTTCATCAAATCCCTTTAATACAAACAAAGGTAAATATGAAAGATTATGTGGTAGGAAACTATCATCTAAACGGAGATCGCTTGTACGAATTAACTAGCAATATGGAAACACGATCGGTAAATGTTCCCGAACAGAAAGAAAGTGTTATGAATGCCTATACTCGGTTTAAACAAAAAAATGCTAAAATAACAAATGGCGGAAAAATAGTTCCAGACTCGATTTACGCCAAATATTCTAATTAA
- a CDS encoding YaiO family outer membrane beta-barrel protein: MHIFKMKLFNDSAFNYFIATLCFLCLQTNIFAQDYGSDELFTMARNAAFEEDNYPKAIKLSKQALDQSPNYTGIRVFLGRLYTWSKKTDSARVEFEKVLKDNPGHEDGSFAYGSLEYWNDDSKKALNLVNNGLEAHPDSENLLLLKAKVLKDLKEYKLAQEANSRLLKINPGNTEARSLSQRLTTLSAKNQIGLTYDFVYFDEQFDDPWHLSSIDYSRQTKLGSVVARVNYANRFNTDASQFEVDAYPSISKTFYAYVNAGISDKEGIFPDYRAGFSLYANLPWAMEAEAGFRLLGFDDETWIYTASVGKYYKSFWFNFRTFLTPSNNSVSQSFSFMTRYYLGGANDYLNLRVGTGLSPDNQTNNILYNNGNQYRLKSNNIFLGYRKTLWSTNVVFIEGGFENQEYRQGEKGNQFTIGIGYLKRF, translated from the coding sequence ATGCATATCTTTAAAATGAAGTTATTTAACGATTCCGCTTTTAATTACTTTATAGCTACTCTCTGTTTTCTATGCCTGCAAACAAATATTTTCGCGCAGGATTATGGCTCAGACGAATTATTCACAATGGCCAGAAATGCTGCTTTTGAAGAAGATAACTATCCAAAAGCGATTAAACTATCTAAGCAGGCTTTAGATCAAAGTCCAAATTATACTGGTATTCGAGTATTCTTAGGTAGATTATATACGTGGAGTAAAAAAACAGATAGTGCCCGGGTTGAATTCGAAAAAGTATTAAAAGACAATCCAGGTCACGAAGATGGATCTTTTGCCTACGGAAGCTTAGAATATTGGAATGACGACTCTAAAAAAGCTTTAAACCTTGTAAATAATGGTTTGGAAGCGCATCCAGATTCAGAAAATTTATTATTACTGAAAGCAAAAGTGCTTAAAGACCTCAAAGAATATAAATTAGCGCAAGAAGCGAATAGCCGACTTTTAAAAATTAATCCAGGTAACACTGAAGCGCGCTCTTTAAGTCAGCGGTTAACAACACTTTCTGCAAAAAACCAGATAGGTCTCACCTACGATTTTGTTTATTTTGACGAGCAATTTGATGATCCGTGGCATCTTTCCAGCATCGATTATAGCCGACAAACAAAATTAGGATCTGTAGTTGCCAGAGTCAATTATGCAAACCGCTTTAATACCGATGCTTCTCAATTTGAAGTTGATGCTTACCCAAGTATTTCAAAGACTTTTTATGCATACGTAAATGCAGGAATTTCAGATAAAGAAGGAATTTTTCCGGATTATCGGGCTGGGTTCTCATTATATGCCAATCTACCGTGGGCTATGGAAGCTGAAGCTGGTTTCAGACTACTTGGTTTTGATGATGAAACATGGATCTATACCGCTTCCGTAGGGAAATACTACAAAAGCTTTTGGTTCAATTTTAGAACGTTCCTAACTCCCTCTAATAATTCAGTTTCTCAATCTTTTAGTTTTATGACGCGGTACTATTTGGGTGGCGCTAACGATTATCTGAACTTAAGAGTTGGTACGGGACTTTCTCCCGATAATCAGACGAACAATATTTTATATAATAATGGCAATCAATATCGCCTAAAATCGAATAATATTTTTCTTGGTTATCGCAAAACCTTATGGTCTACAAATGTAGTCTTTATAGAAGGTGGATTCGAAAATCAAGAATATCGCCAGGGAGAAAAAGGGAACCAATTTACTATAGGTATTGGATATTTAAAACGTTTTTAA
- a CDS encoding PAS domain S-box protein, with protein sequence MNGNIIYEILLISSCDGAFSFQRHLNSSIFSANLNMVNSPQEGIDFINKNRTHIIFLAFETNLKDSLEELQKIYSFTRSIPIVVIGNELNTNFRIECLQKGASDYLITAHLDSFSIYNALRQNLDRPNYFNDLAEVKSRYRQLFHMSPQPIFVYDLKTLRITDANKAARIKYGYSYKEFLSITLSDIKSEKKVPIFLKTAYEQNKDFNKSYRGIFKHRTKGGDVLDVAIHSNLIKFSDEPARIVIAIDITKQLNIIKAVKDQNKQLQEIAWTQSHMVRAPLVRIMSLVYMLNENFDEDSDFYLREITSSAEDLDRIIHEITEKTTQEFEI encoded by the coding sequence ATGAACGGCAACATTATTTACGAAATACTTTTAATTTCTAGTTGTGATGGCGCTTTTAGTTTTCAGCGGCATTTAAATTCCTCCATTTTCTCTGCAAACTTAAACATGGTAAACTCTCCGCAAGAAGGAATAGACTTTATCAATAAAAATAGAACACATATCATTTTCTTGGCGTTCGAAACTAATTTGAAAGATAGCCTTGAAGAACTTCAGAAAATATATTCCTTTACTCGTTCCATACCGATTGTAGTTATTGGTAATGAGTTAAATACGAATTTCCGAATAGAATGCTTACAAAAAGGAGCATCAGACTATCTAATTACCGCTCATCTTGATTCTTTTTCTATCTATAACGCACTACGACAAAATTTAGACCGTCCCAATTATTTTAATGATTTAGCAGAAGTGAAATCTCGTTATAGACAATTATTCCATATGAGCCCTCAGCCCATATTTGTTTATGATCTCAAAACTTTACGTATTACAGATGCTAACAAAGCAGCACGAATTAAGTATGGATATTCGTACAAGGAATTCCTATCCATCACTCTTTCAGATATTAAATCAGAAAAGAAAGTACCAATTTTTTTAAAAACGGCTTACGAGCAAAATAAAGACTTCAATAAAAGCTATCGAGGCATCTTCAAACATCGTACAAAAGGTGGTGATGTTTTAGATGTAGCAATTCATAGTAATCTAATAAAATTTAGTGACGAGCCGGCAAGAATCGTAATTGCTATTGATATTACAAAACAACTTAATATTATTAAAGCGGTTAAAGATCAAAACAAACAGTTACAGGAAATTGCCTGGACGCAAAGCCATATGGTGCGCGCCCCTCTGGTAAGAATAATGTCTTTGGTTTATATGCTGAATGAAAATTTTGATGAGGATTCTGATTTTTACCTTCGGGAAATAACAAGTTCTGCAGAAGATCTTGATCGCATAATCCATGAAATTACCGAAAAAACGACTCAGGAATTTGAAATCTAA
- a CDS encoding aldo/keto reductase codes for MKITDINGRVQLNNGLDMPYLGLGVYKTKDGEEVRNAIHYALKAGYRHIDTASFYKNEEGVGAAIIESGIAREEIFITSKVWNDDQGYEGTLEAIDESLEKLKMDYLDLYLIHWPVPDTLNETWRAMEEIYKSGKVKAIGLCNCVEHQMDTVIENGSIKPMLLQNEFHPKLLQQNMLDFCAKNNIQYEGWSPLMRGQILDNNIIKNIAEKYGKSTAQVVLRWDLQKGVITIPKSVHQDRIEQNAAIFDFELSEVEVKQIDSLDNDKRTGAHPDHFMEHFADK; via the coding sequence ATGAAGATTACAGATATCAACGGAAGAGTACAACTAAATAATGGTTTAGATATGCCTTATTTGGGTTTAGGTGTATATAAAACTAAAGACGGTGAAGAGGTTAGAAATGCTATTCATTATGCATTGAAAGCAGGATATCGCCATATCGATACTGCTAGTTTTTATAAAAATGAAGAAGGAGTAGGAGCGGCTATTATAGAAAGTGGAATAGCGCGGGAAGAAATCTTTATTACCAGCAAAGTTTGGAATGATGATCAAGGCTACGAAGGCACTTTAGAAGCGATTGATGAAAGTCTTGAAAAATTGAAAATGGACTATTTAGATCTCTATTTAATTCATTGGCCTGTCCCAGATACTTTGAATGAAACCTGGCGTGCTATGGAAGAAATTTATAAGTCTGGAAAAGTAAAAGCAATTGGTTTATGCAATTGCGTGGAACATCAGATGGATACAGTTATTGAAAACGGAAGTATCAAACCGATGTTGCTTCAGAATGAGTTTCATCCAAAATTGCTTCAGCAAAATATGCTTGATTTTTGCGCCAAAAACAACATTCAATACGAAGGCTGGTCACCGTTGATGCGTGGACAAATTTTGGATAATAACATTATAAAAAATATAGCGGAAAAATATGGAAAATCGACTGCACAAGTCGTACTTCGATGGGATTTGCAAAAAGGAGTGATCACTATTCCGAAAAGTGTGCATCAAGATCGAATTGAACAAAATGCTGCTATTTTTGATTTTGAATTATCTGAAGTAGAAGTAAAACAGATTGATTCTTTGGATAATGATAAAAGAACGGGAGCACACCCCGATCACTTTATGGAACATTTTGCTGATAAATAA